Below is a genomic region from Hylemonella gracilis.
GGTCGTGATGCCGAAGTAACGCCCGAAGACCAGCAGATTCTCGGCGCAGGAGAAATCCGGGTCGAGCGAGTCGTACTGCGTCACCACGCCCAGCTGCGCCTTGATGGCGTGGGCGTCGTCCGGCATGCGCAGGCCAAAGGCCTGCACATGGCCACTGTCCGGCGCGCTTAGGCCCAGGCACATGCGCAGGGTCGTGGTCTTGCCCGCCCCATTGGGACCGATCACCCCCAGGCATTCGCCGGGGCGGATCTCGAAGCTCAGGTCCTGGACGACGGTGCTCTCGCCATAGCGTTTGACAAGGTGGTGACAGCTCAGAAAGGCATCAGGCATGGCGGCGATTCTGGCATGGCAACCCGCCCGAGGCACGCCGGAAACCGGCGCACACGCGACAACCCCAAGCAGTGGGACCGAGCCCCGCCCCTGCCTTGCCGGGTCCGCGGGTGCGCCCCCTGGAGCGGGAAGCGTGCGGCACGCCGGGTATTTTCAATCCAGCCAACGCACGGAACCCCGGTAGGCATGCCAGCTGGCATGCCCCAGCCAGGGCCCGATGACCAACAGACCCAGGCCCCAGGGAATGAAGGCCAACACCACCAGGACGGTGATCAGTGCGCCCCAGAACAGCATGACAGGCAGGTTGCCGAAGAAGACCTGCAGGCTGGTGATTGAGGCCGAGATGGCATCGGTATCGCGGTCCAGGATCATGGGAATGGAGACCACCGAGGTGGCGAAGACCAAACCGGCGAAAACACCGCCCACGGCCGCATAGACCGCCACAAAGGCCCAGTTCTCGGGGTTGAACACGGCCTGCAGCACCCCGGCCGTGGAGGGCATGCCAGTGGTGAAGAACACAGCGAAGACCACCAGCGAGGCGCGCCCCCAGAGCAGTTCCAGCAAGAGCAGCACGAGCACCAGCAACCCCATGCTGCCGATGTGCCGGTCCCAGCAGGTCAGGGAATTCGCGAGATCGGTCGTGCGGCCCTGCTCGCGCTGGCGGCTGACGTCGTACAGGCCCATGGCCAGGAAGGGCCCGACCAGCAGGCAGCCCGAGACCAGGGACATGGTGTAGACCGGCAGATGCAGGAACACCGTGCTCAAGCTCAGCGCCATGCCCCAGAAACAAAACCCGTAAAAGAGCGCGATGCCCATGGCCGACCCCATGTCGCGCCAACCGCGCGCGAGCCAGCGCAAGGGATCCGCGAACGACAACGGCACGATTTCCCGCCGAGGGCCCGGACCAGAGCCCGGGGACGGCGGAGGAACCTGGGCATCGGGACTCGCGGGGGGATTGCGGTGGGTTTCAAGCGGCTCTTGGTCTGGCATGGGGACAAGCCTAGTGGGACCACCCCTGCCCTGTCGACTGAGGAAAACCCAGTCCGTCGCGCCTTGTTCGTTCGAAGCCCTGAAGGCAAGAGCGGCTCAGGCCAGACAGTTCAGCGCCTGCGCCAGATCCGCCTGCAGGTCTTCCACCGCCTCCAGGCCGACCGAGAAACGCACCAAGGTGCCCCGTTCCAGGTACGCGGGCCAGCGCTCGCGCATGCCGTCCAGTTCGTAGGGCACCACCAAGCTGACCGGCCCGCCCCAGGAATAGCCGAGCTTGAAGAGGCGCAGGGCGTCGCAAAAGGCGTCCACTTGGGCACTGCCATAAGGGGTATCGAACATCACACTGAACAGGCCTGCCGCCTTGCCCGGCAACTGCCCCGCATCCGCCACGCTGGTTTTGCCGCCGCAGAGCGCCTTCCAGTGCGCGTGTCCGGGCGCCCCCTCCAGAGCGGGATGCAGCACCTGCGAGAACTCCGGTCGATCCAGGCACCAGCGAGCCAGCTCTCGCGCCGCCCGGTCGTGGGCAGCGTAGCGCAGGGCCAGGCTGGGCAGGCCACGCAGCACGGCCTCCACGTCGTTCATGCCCACGCCCAGGCCCAGGCGCATGTGCGTGTCCTTCAGGCGCAGGTGCAGGGCCTCGTCGCGGGTGATGACCGAGCCCATCAGCACGTCACCACCACCACTGGGGTATTTGGTCAGCGCGTGGACGGAGAGGTCCACGCCCCGCCCCGGGGCCATGTCGAAGGCGTTGAAGGCCAGGCCTGCGCCCCAGGTGTTGTCCAGGGCCACGACCAGGTTCGGCACGGCGCGGCACACACGCAGCAGTTCGGGCAGGTCGGGAAACTCCAGCGTCACCGAGCCCGCGGCCTCCAGCCAGACCAGCCGGGTCCGGTCCGTGAGACGCCGCGCGAGATCACCCGGGTCCATGGGGTCGTAGAACTGGTGGGTGATGCCCCAGGCCTTCAACTCACCTGCTGCCAGAGCCTTGCTGGGGCCGTAAACGTTGTCCGGCAGCAGCACCTCGTCACCCTGCCCGAGCAGGGACAGGCTCACCAGGGCGATCGCCGCCAGGCCGCTCGGCGCCAGCAGGGTCTGCAGGCCGCCTTCCAGCGTGGCCAGGCGCTCCTCCAGCAGGTAGCTGGTCGGCGTGCCATGCAAGCCATAGGTGTAGCCCGTCTTATGCTTCCACTCCCGGTTGCGCATGGCGGCCGCGTTGGGAAAGAACACCGTGGAGGCCTTGAACACACCGGCCTGCGGCGCGGCGAAGTCCTCGGGCGGCCGGTAGGGATGGTGGATGAGCTGGGTGGAAAGGTCTGGGGACGGATCTTGGGGGTGCATGTGCCGATGGTAGCGGCTAGCTCGCCGCGGCGATCTCCAGGAAACGCACCGTGCCCCGCGTGAGGGCGCGGTCCCGGTGGCGGATGCAATGCAGCATGCGTTTGAGCGGCGGCAAACCCGGCACGCGACCGGTCAAGGCCACCACGGCGCCCTGTGCCAACAAATCCGCGATCACGCTGCTGGACAGGCAGCTCACGCCCAGGCCGGCGGCGACGGCTCGCTTGATGGCTTCGGAATCCCCGAGTTCCATGTCCACGTTCATGCGCCCAAGCAAGGGCAGCAGGCTGCGTTCGACTTCCTCGCGTGTGCCACTGCCTGCCTCGCGCAGCAGCCAGGGCGCATCGGCCAACCCCTGCAGCGAACAGGGCCCGAGGGCCAGCGGGTGCGTGGCGGCTGCGAAGACGATGAGGTCGTCCTCGCGCCAGGGTTCGATGTGCAACTCCGGATGGTGGCTGGGACCTTCGATGAGGCCGAAATCGACCTCCAGCGCCGCCACGGCGGCCACCACTTCGCCAGTGTTGCCCACGGTCAAGGCCACCCGCGCCTGCGGATGCACGCGACGCAGGGCCGCAAGCTGAGCGGGCACCAAGTAGTTGGCGATGGTGGTGCTGGCGGCGATGTGGAGCGAAAAAGGCGCGCCTTCCCCCTCGGTCCCGGCAACCAGCAGGCCCTGCAGGTCCTCGGCCTGGTCCAACAGCGCCTGGGCGCGCGGCAGCAGCAAGCGGCCGTTTTCATTCAGCACAAGCCGTCGGCCATGGCGGTCGAACAAAGCCTGGCCCAGGGCCTGCTCCAAACGGGCCAGAGCCTGGCTGGCCGCGGACTGGGTCAGAGCCAGGGCCTCGGCCGCCCGGTGCACGTTTTCCTGCCGGGCTATGGCGCAAAACACGTCCAGTTCGCGCAAGGTGAATCGCACCGCCATGGAGAAAGTCCTGACTGGGTAGCAACCCGGTAGATAAATAAGTAATACCGATCAAACAGAGAATTATTATGCGTTTCCCTTTTCAGGAGACCGCCTTTATCGTCGGCGGCATGGTTCACCCGGTTCCCACATCCCGACTCCCGGCCACATCGCTGGTGCTGCGGTGCCTGGCCCCCTTTTCACCGATCCTCCCCGGCCTGGCCTTCGCCCTGCTGATCGCGGCGCTGGCGATGTGCCTGGCCGGACAGCCTTGG
It encodes:
- a CDS encoding DUF2189 domain-containing protein codes for the protein MPDQEPLETHRNPPASPDAQVPPPSPGSGPGPRREIVPLSFADPLRWLARGWRDMGSAMGIALFYGFCFWGMALSLSTVFLHLPVYTMSLVSGCLLVGPFLAMGLYDVSRQREQGRTTDLANSLTCWDRHIGSMGLLVLVLLLLELLWGRASLVVFAVFFTTGMPSTAGVLQAVFNPENWAFVAVYAAVGGVFAGLVFATSVVSIPMILDRDTDAISASITSLQVFFGNLPVMLFWGALITVLVVLAFIPWGLGLLVIGPWLGHASWHAYRGSVRWLD
- a CDS encoding PLP-dependent transferase translates to MHPQDPSPDLSTQLIHHPYRPPEDFAAPQAGVFKASTVFFPNAAAMRNREWKHKTGYTYGLHGTPTSYLLEERLATLEGGLQTLLAPSGLAAIALVSLSLLGQGDEVLLPDNVYGPSKALAAGELKAWGITHQFYDPMDPGDLARRLTDRTRLVWLEAAGSVTLEFPDLPELLRVCRAVPNLVVALDNTWGAGLAFNAFDMAPGRGVDLSVHALTKYPSGGGDVLMGSVITRDEALHLRLKDTHMRLGLGVGMNDVEAVLRGLPSLALRYAAHDRAARELARWCLDRPEFSQVLHPALEGAPGHAHWKALCGGKTSVADAGQLPGKAAGLFSVMFDTPYGSAQVDAFCDALRLFKLGYSWGGPVSLVVPYELDGMRERWPAYLERGTLVRFSVGLEAVEDLQADLAQALNCLA
- a CDS encoding LysR family transcriptional regulator, giving the protein MAVRFTLRELDVFCAIARQENVHRAAEALALTQSAASQALARLEQALGQALFDRHGRRLVLNENGRLLLPRAQALLDQAEDLQGLLVAGTEGEGAPFSLHIAASTTIANYLVPAQLAALRRVHPQARVALTVGNTGEVVAAVAALEVDFGLIEGPSHHPELHIEPWREDDLIVFAAATHPLALGPCSLQGLADAPWLLREAGSGTREEVERSLLPLLGRMNVDMELGDSEAIKRAVAAGLGVSCLSSSVIADLLAQGAVVALTGRVPGLPPLKRMLHCIRHRDRALTRGTVRFLEIAAAS